The Salminus brasiliensis chromosome 8, fSalBra1.hap2, whole genome shotgun sequence genome has a window encoding:
- the mob4 gene encoding MOB-like protein phocein, producing the protein MVMAEGATVVRRNRPGTTAKDFYNWPDESFEEMDSTLAVQQYIQQNIRSDCSNIEKIMEPPEGQDEGVWKYEHLRQFCLELNGLAVKLQTECHPDTCTQMTATEQWIFLCAAHKTPKECPAIDYTRHTLDGAACLLNSNKYFPSRVSIKESSVAKLGSVCRRIYRIFSHAYFHHRQIFDTYENETFLCHRFTRFVMKYNLMSKDNLIVPILEEEEEDEGQNPNPGESEA; encoded by the exons ATGGTCATGGCGGAGGGCGCAACCGTTGTGAGGAGGAACAGACCAGGCACTACGGCGAAG GACTTTTACAACTGGCCTGATGAATCATTTGAGGAGATGGATAGCACTCTGGCGGTGCAACAG TATATCCAGCAAAACATCCGCTCTGACTGCTCCAACATAGAGAAGATCATGGAGCCTCCAGAGGGACAGGATGAGGGGGTGTGGAAATATGAGCATCTCAG GCAGTTTTGTTTGGAGCTGAATGGCTTGGCCGTTAAACTTCAG ACTGAGTGCCACCCAGACACGTGCACACAGATGACTGCCACTGAGCAGTGGATATTTCTCTGCGCTGCTCACAAGACGCCTAAAGAG TGTCCCGCCATTGACTACACGAGACACACCTTGGACGGAGCTGCATGCCTTCTAAACAGCAATAAATATTTCCCTAGTCG TGTCAGCATTAAGGAGTCGTCAGTGGCAAAGCTGGGCTCCGTTTGCCGTCGCATTTACAGGATCTTCTCCCACGCTTACTTTCACCATCGTCAAATATTCGACACGTATGAG AACGAGACGTTCTTGTGTCACCGCTTCACGcgctttgtgatgaagtacaaCCTGATGTCTAAAGACAACCTGATCGTTCCCatcctggaggaggaggaggaggacgagggcCAAAACCCAAACCCTGGAGAGAGTGAGGCTTGA